From a single Mobula birostris isolate sMobBir1 chromosome 13, sMobBir1.hap1, whole genome shotgun sequence genomic region:
- the LOC140208698 gene encoding NACHT, LRR and PYD domains-containing protein 3-like isoform X1: MYTDLNSAISAFLSNCEDHQLFLLTRFYMERLEQAIEEGVEGVGFMLMAEDHFTGRDYHSVTELAEKGNRAGASKLLLDLVMEKGSGARRVMWESFVKLHHHLPKLSRILNEIWERGDSQFAYMDTERGLSEMPVHLKDVRRKHMETLRTQTETLRVNTILMREKVKVFQLVDRYAELTVISTVRDRRLVEHELLARGRDHEEWREEHLRGKLEKIRTDQLFTRSFLQKFKRSVFGNKTGMSAAVAGVPGVGKTTMVQKIVYDWATGKIYRQFQFVFSFKLRDLNSIHCRINLRELILDQYPYFGNSLREVWKNREGLLFIFDGLDEFKHNVDFADGRRDTEPKHQCPDPEWWCEVSDIVYSLIQGKLLPGCSVLVTTRPTALHLLEKADIGVRAEILGFVGEERKEYFIRHFDDQTVAEAVFKHVKENEILYTMSYNPSYCWILALALGPFFTQRFRDPQRVPKTITQLYSYYIYNILKNHGREIENPREVLLSVGQMAFRGVSEKKIVFTDGDLINYNLQPSQFLSGFLMELLEREDSARCVVYTFPHLTIQEFVAAVAQFLNPHPGDILKFLTEAHNTTDGRFGVFLRFVAGLSNPMTARGLEEFLGPFPHQTTCRVIDWVKEEVKRQIGITRSEVGKRSLLNTLHYLFESQNRGLAQAALGSVEKLSFSGLTLTPIDCAVLSHVIGLCDTIKQLDLENCHIQSEGIQRLGPGLHKCQELRLGENKLGDSGVKLVSAALRNPDCKIQTLGLDKVGLTDSGAEDLACALSTNPSLTELNLGFNKLGDSGVKLVSAALRNPECKIQKLWLGGVCLKDSGAEDLVSALSTNPSLTELDLGFNKLGDSGVKLVSAALRNPECKIQKLELGGVGLTDSGAEDLASALSTNPSLTLLDLVSNSLTDRSVPALRRLILTLPSLEWIWLGNNEFSETGEKELRSLQEPRPGLTVICEHLNV, from the exons ATCTGAACTCCGCAATCTCCGCCTTCCTGTCAAATTGTGAGGATCACCAACTGTTCCTGTTGACGAGATTCTACATGGAGCGACTGGAGCAggcgattgaggagggtgtggagggagtcgGCTTCATGTTAATGGCCGAGGATCACTTCACCGGGCGAGACTATCAC AGCGTGACTGAGCTGGCGGAGAAGGGAAACCGAGCGGGCGCTTCCAAACTCCTCCTGGACCTAGTGATGGAGAAGGGCTCCGGGgcccggagggtgatgtgggaatcctttgtgaAACTACACCACCATTTACCGAAGCTGAGCAGAATATTGAATGAAATATGGGAACGTG GTGACAGCCAGTTCGCCTACATGGACACTGAGCGGGGTTTATCTGAAATGCCGGTGCATCTGAAGG ATGTTCGAAGGAAACACATGGAGACTCTGCGGACACAAACTGAAACcctgagagtgaacacgatcctgatgagggagaaggtgaaggttttccagctggttgatcgatacgctgagctcacggtcatttctactgttcgagatcggagactggtggaacatgagctgctggcaagaggcagagaccacgaggagtggagagaggaacatcTCCGCGGAAAGCTGGAAAAAATCCGGACTGATCAATTATTTACGAGGAGTTTTCTGCAAAAATTTAAAAGATCTGTCTTTGGAAACAAAACAGGAATGtcggcagcagtggccggagtcccaggggtcgggaaaacaacaatggtacaaaagattgtttatgactgggccacgggAAAAATATACcgacaattccagtttgtcttcagtttcaaattgaGAGATTTAAACTCCATTCACTGCAGAATAAACCTGagggaactgattctggatcagtatccttactttgggaattccctgagagaggtctggaagaaccgGGAGGGATTACTGTTTATATTCGATGGATTGGATGAATTCAAACACAACGTCGACTTTGCTGATGGTCGGAGAGAtacagaacccaagcaccagtgcccagatcccgagtggtggtgtgaggtgtctgacattgtgtacagtttaatccagggcaagctgctcccagggtgttcagtgctggtgaccacccgccccactgcgttacatttattggaaaaggcaGACATCGGTGTccgggctgaaatcctgggatttgttggtgaggaacggaaggaatatttcatcaggcattttgatgatcagacagtggcagaagctgttttcaaacacgtgaaggagaacgagatcctgtacaccatgagctacaacccctcctactgctggatcctcgctctggcactgggccccttcttcacacaaagattcagggacccgcagcgagttcccaagaccatcactCAGTtatattcctactatatttacaacatcctgaaaaaccacggccgtgagattgagaacccccgtgaGGTGTTACTCAGTGTTGgccagatggccttcagaggagtgtccgagaagaagattgtgtttacagatggagatttaatcaactacaatctgcagccttcccagttcctgtccgggttcctgatggagctgttggagagagaggattctgcccggtgtgtggtgtacacattcccacacctcaccatccaagagtttgtagctgcagtcgcacaattcctgaatccacatcccggggatatcctgaaattcctcactgaagcccacaacacgacagatgggcgatttggggtatttctccgttttgttgctggtctctccaacccaatgacagctcggggcctggaggagtttctgggtccatttcctcatcaaacaacctgccgggtgattgactgggtgaaggaggaggttaaacgccagATTGGAATCACGAGGAGTGAAGttggtaaaaggagcctcctgaacacattgcactacctgtttgagtctcagaatcgtggactggctcaggCCGCACTGGGATCAGTGGAAAAACTTTCATTCAGTGGAttgacactgaccccgattgactgcgcggtcctgtctcatgtcatcggactctgtgatacaataaaacagcTCGACCTGGAGAACTGCCACATTCAGagtgaaggaatccagcggctgggacccgggctgcacaagtgccaggAGTTGAG ACTTGGggagaataaactgggagattcaggagtgaaactggtgtctgcggctctgaggaacccggactgtaaaatacagacactggg TCTGGACAaagtcggtctcacagattctggtgccgaggatctcgcctgcgctctcagtacaaacccatcactgacagaGCTGAACCTGGGTTTTAATAAActtggagattcaggagtgaaactggtgtctgcggctctaaGGAACCCGgaatgtaaaatacagaaactgtg gctgggcGGTGTTTGTCTTAAAGactctggtgccgaggatctcgtctccgctctcagtacaaacccatcactgacggaacTGGACCTGGGTtttaataaactgggagattcaggagtgaaactggtgtctgcggctctgaggaacccggagtgtaaaatacagaaactgga gctgggcggtgtcggtctcacagattctggtgccgaggatctcgcctccgctctcagtacaaacccatcattGACGCTGCTGGACCTGGTCTCAAACTCGCTGACAGAccgatctgtccccgctctccgccgcctcatactgaccctcccgagtcTGGAGTGGATCTG GCTGGGGAACAATGAGTTCAGTGAGACTGGGGAGAAGGAACTGAGATCTCTGCAGGAACCCAGACCCGGACTGACCGTGATCtgtgaacatctgaatgtgtga
- the LOC140208698 gene encoding NACHT, LRR and PYD domains-containing protein 3-like isoform X2 — MEKGSGARRVMWESFVKLHHHLPKLSRILNEIWERGDSQFAYMDTERGLSEMPVHLKDVRRKHMETLRTQTETLRVNTILMREKVKVFQLVDRYAELTVISTVRDRRLVEHELLARGRDHEEWREEHLRGKLEKIRTDQLFTRSFLQKFKRSVFGNKTGMSAAVAGVPGVGKTTMVQKIVYDWATGKIYRQFQFVFSFKLRDLNSIHCRINLRELILDQYPYFGNSLREVWKNREGLLFIFDGLDEFKHNVDFADGRRDTEPKHQCPDPEWWCEVSDIVYSLIQGKLLPGCSVLVTTRPTALHLLEKADIGVRAEILGFVGEERKEYFIRHFDDQTVAEAVFKHVKENEILYTMSYNPSYCWILALALGPFFTQRFRDPQRVPKTITQLYSYYIYNILKNHGREIENPREVLLSVGQMAFRGVSEKKIVFTDGDLINYNLQPSQFLSGFLMELLEREDSARCVVYTFPHLTIQEFVAAVAQFLNPHPGDILKFLTEAHNTTDGRFGVFLRFVAGLSNPMTARGLEEFLGPFPHQTTCRVIDWVKEEVKRQIGITRSEVGKRSLLNTLHYLFESQNRGLAQAALGSVEKLSFSGLTLTPIDCAVLSHVIGLCDTIKQLDLENCHIQSEGIQRLGPGLHKCQELRLGENKLGDSGVKLVSAALRNPDCKIQTLGLDKVGLTDSGAEDLACALSTNPSLTELNLGFNKLGDSGVKLVSAALRNPECKIQKLWLGGVCLKDSGAEDLVSALSTNPSLTELDLGFNKLGDSGVKLVSAALRNPECKIQKLELGGVGLTDSGAEDLASALSTNPSLTLLDLVSNSLTDRSVPALRRLILTLPSLEWIWLGNNEFSETGEKELRSLQEPRPGLTVICEHLNV, encoded by the exons ATGGAGAAGGGCTCCGGGgcccggagggtgatgtgggaatcctttgtgaAACTACACCACCATTTACCGAAGCTGAGCAGAATATTGAATGAAATATGGGAACGTG GTGACAGCCAGTTCGCCTACATGGACACTGAGCGGGGTTTATCTGAAATGCCGGTGCATCTGAAGG ATGTTCGAAGGAAACACATGGAGACTCTGCGGACACAAACTGAAACcctgagagtgaacacgatcctgatgagggagaaggtgaaggttttccagctggttgatcgatacgctgagctcacggtcatttctactgttcgagatcggagactggtggaacatgagctgctggcaagaggcagagaccacgaggagtggagagaggaacatcTCCGCGGAAAGCTGGAAAAAATCCGGACTGATCAATTATTTACGAGGAGTTTTCTGCAAAAATTTAAAAGATCTGTCTTTGGAAACAAAACAGGAATGtcggcagcagtggccggagtcccaggggtcgggaaaacaacaatggtacaaaagattgtttatgactgggccacgggAAAAATATACcgacaattccagtttgtcttcagtttcaaattgaGAGATTTAAACTCCATTCACTGCAGAATAAACCTGagggaactgattctggatcagtatccttactttgggaattccctgagagaggtctggaagaaccgGGAGGGATTACTGTTTATATTCGATGGATTGGATGAATTCAAACACAACGTCGACTTTGCTGATGGTCGGAGAGAtacagaacccaagcaccagtgcccagatcccgagtggtggtgtgaggtgtctgacattgtgtacagtttaatccagggcaagctgctcccagggtgttcagtgctggtgaccacccgccccactgcgttacatttattggaaaaggcaGACATCGGTGTccgggctgaaatcctgggatttgttggtgaggaacggaaggaatatttcatcaggcattttgatgatcagacagtggcagaagctgttttcaaacacgtgaaggagaacgagatcctgtacaccatgagctacaacccctcctactgctggatcctcgctctggcactgggccccttcttcacacaaagattcagggacccgcagcgagttcccaagaccatcactCAGTtatattcctactatatttacaacatcctgaaaaaccacggccgtgagattgagaacccccgtgaGGTGTTACTCAGTGTTGgccagatggccttcagaggagtgtccgagaagaagattgtgtttacagatggagatttaatcaactacaatctgcagccttcccagttcctgtccgggttcctgatggagctgttggagagagaggattctgcccggtgtgtggtgtacacattcccacacctcaccatccaagagtttgtagctgcagtcgcacaattcctgaatccacatcccggggatatcctgaaattcctcactgaagcccacaacacgacagatgggcgatttggggtatttctccgttttgttgctggtctctccaacccaatgacagctcggggcctggaggagtttctgggtccatttcctcatcaaacaacctgccgggtgattgactgggtgaaggaggaggttaaacgccagATTGGAATCACGAGGAGTGAAGttggtaaaaggagcctcctgaacacattgcactacctgtttgagtctcagaatcgtggactggctcaggCCGCACTGGGATCAGTGGAAAAACTTTCATTCAGTGGAttgacactgaccccgattgactgcgcggtcctgtctcatgtcatcggactctgtgatacaataaaacagcTCGACCTGGAGAACTGCCACATTCAGagtgaaggaatccagcggctgggacccgggctgcacaagtgccaggAGTTGAG ACTTGGggagaataaactgggagattcaggagtgaaactggtgtctgcggctctgaggaacccggactgtaaaatacagacactggg TCTGGACAaagtcggtctcacagattctggtgccgaggatctcgcctgcgctctcagtacaaacccatcactgacagaGCTGAACCTGGGTTTTAATAAActtggagattcaggagtgaaactggtgtctgcggctctaaGGAACCCGgaatgtaaaatacagaaactgtg gctgggcGGTGTTTGTCTTAAAGactctggtgccgaggatctcgtctccgctctcagtacaaacccatcactgacggaacTGGACCTGGGTtttaataaactgggagattcaggagtgaaactggtgtctgcggctctgaggaacccggagtgtaaaatacagaaactgga gctgggcggtgtcggtctcacagattctggtgccgaggatctcgcctccgctctcagtacaaacccatcattGACGCTGCTGGACCTGGTCTCAAACTCGCTGACAGAccgatctgtccccgctctccgccgcctcatactgaccctcccgagtcTGGAGTGGATCTG GCTGGGGAACAATGAGTTCAGTGAGACTGGGGAGAAGGAACTGAGATCTCTGCAGGAACCCAGACCCGGACTGACCGTGATCtgtgaacatctgaatgtgtga